A stretch of DNA from Candidatus Rubrimentiphilum sp.:
TCATCCGCGGAGCTCAGCACGGTCTCGAGCGAGCCGCCGTACTTACGCTTGAGCGTGTCGAGGATGTCGAGTCGCGCGTTGATCGTCTCCAATTCCGCCGGCTCGAACTCCGTCGCGTCAAGTTCCCGCGCGATGCGGACCGCCAGATCGTTGACTTCACTCTGCAGCGCGCCCGCACTTTGCGCCATCTCCGCTAAACCGCCGCCCAAATCGCGCAATTGCTGCAAGGCCGCGCCCGCGGCGCCAAGCGCAGCCGACGCCGAGGCTTCTTCACCCGCCAGAGCATCATGCGCTCCCCGCAGCGCCAACGCGATCTTCTCGACGTTATCCAAGTACCGCCGCCGCTCACTCAAGCGATCGTCTTCGCCGGCGGCCGGTGCAGCAGCGTCGATCTCTTCGAGAGCGTACTTTGCAAACGCGTGGCGCTCTTGCGCGCGCCGCTCTCCCTCGCCGAGTTCGCGCAGCTTGTCCGTAAGCTCGACGGCGCGCCCGTGCAACGCCGCCACTTTTTCGCGATCGCGCAACACGGCGTCGCCGCCGAAGCGATCGAGCAGTTCCAAATGATAACCCGCCGCGAGCAAGCGCTGCGCTTCGTGCTGGCCCACGATGTCAACGAGTTCGGCGGCGAGATCTCGTACGTAGCCGGCGGTCGTCGGACGCCCGTTGAGCCGCAGCACCGACTTTCCGGCCTCGCTCAGTTCGCGCGAAATCGTCGCATCCTCATCCGGATCGAAATCGAAGCCGTCGGCGCAGAGCCGATCGCGCAGTCGCTTGTTCGCTTCGAACTCGAGCGTGACCATTGCTTTGGCGCAGCCGCGACGCACAACGTCGGTACCTGCGCGTTCACCCAACACAAACGCAATCGAGCCGAGCACCATGGTCTTGCCGGAACCCGTTTCGCCGGTGAACATGGTCGAGCCGGAAGCGAACTCGATATCGGCCGCAGCGATCAGTTCGTAGTCGGCGATCGTGAGCCGGCGTAACATGCGACTCTTAGACTCGCCGGCGGTCTTTAATTGAAACGCCCCAGCGCATCTTATCTTCAAGCCGCTCGAAGAACCTCAACCGTTCCGGCCGCGCGAAGCGCACCTTTTTGGGATGGCGTTCAATAAAGACCGACGCGCCCGGCGCAACCTCGCTGACCGCATCGCCGTCGCATTCGAGCTGCGCGCGCACGATCTCGGAGTCACAACTGATGTGAACGCGCGAAGTCGCCGGCACGATGAGTGGACGAGAAAAGAGTGTGTGCGGCAGCAGCGGTACGATGCCGAACGCTTCCACCCGCGGCGAGATAATCGATCCGCCGGCGGAAAGGAAGTATGCGGTTGAACCGGTCGGCGTGGCGATGCAAATGCCGTCGGCGGGAATTTGGCCGGCCTGTTCGTCGTCCAGGCCCAAACCAAACGGGACGATGCGCGACACCTCGCCTTTTCGTACAACCACATCGTTCAGCGCGAAGAACGTCCGCCCGTCGTAGTGCGCCAGCAGCGCAAGCCGCTCTTCAATCTCCAGCCCCTTGGCGAGCAGTTGCGGAAGTTCGTCGATGCGCGGATCGTCTTCATCGAACTCGGTTAGGAAACCAAGCCTTCCGGTGTTGATTCCGATCAGCGGGACGCCGTCGTTGATGACCAATCGCGCTGCGCGCAACAGCGTGCCGTCGCCGCCAATCGTTACAAGCAACGCGGCATCGGCGACTTTCGCGCCATCCGAACCGACGGACGACTTCGGATCTGAGCCCGGACAAAGGGTAATCGTGTAGCCGGCCTCGGTAAACCGGTTCGCCACGCGCACCCCGAGCGCGCGCGAGTTTTCACGGTGCTCGTCGATGTACAGCGCGATTATTCCCTTACTTGCCGCGACGCTCATCCGACTACCTCGTCGATGCGCGCGTCCGACACCGCGGTTCCATCGCGCTCCAGCAACATCAAAAACTCGCGATTACCGGCGGGTCCGAGAAGCGGAGAGGCGGTTAGGGCGGTTGCGGTCAATCCGAGTTCGGCCATTGCCTGGACCGTTTCGCGCAAGACGGCACGGTGTACTTCGGGATCGCGTACGACGCCGCCGCGGCCTACGCGCTCGCGCCCCGCTTCGAATTGCGGCTTCACGAGCGCCACGACACGCCCACTTGGTGCAAGAAAGGCGGCAGCTCGCGCCAGAATCGTACGCAGCGAAATGAATGACGCGTCCACCACCACGATGTCGAACAGTTCGGGACCGAAGGCTCCATCGGTAAGAGTTCTAAAATTCGTTCGCTCCATGACGGTGACGCGCGGATCGTTGCGTAAGCCCCAGTCGAGTTGCCCGTAGCCGACGTCCACGGCGACGACGTGCTTTGCTCCACGCTGCAACAAACAGTCCGTGAATCCGCCGGTCGATGCGCCGACGTCGAGCGCGCGCAGCCCGCTTACGTCGATCTGAAACTCGGACAGCGCGTGATCGAGTTTTTCTCCGCCGCGACTCACAAACGGACGCGGACGCTCGACTTCAATGGCGGCTTCTTCCCGGACGGATGTGCCCGCTTTGGTGGCCGGCGCGCCGTTGACGCGGACGCGGCCTTCGAGAATCAAAGCGCGCGCCTGCGAGCGGCTGATGCCGCTGCGCTCCGCGACGAGTTCGTCCAGCCGGGGCATCCCACCAAGATTCACCCGCCTAGTGAATGGCCCTTGAACCGCCGCTCAATGGGGTATACTCCGGTAATGGAAAAACGCGAAACCTCTTTTGCCACGGACATCCGCCCATTATTTAGACCAATCGACATCAAGCATATGTCGCCGATGGGCGTCCTGCTGGATGACTA
This window harbors:
- a CDS encoding TlyA family RNA methyltransferase, with translation MPRLDELVAERSGISRSQARALILEGRVRVNGAPATKAGTSVREEAAIEVERPRPFVSRGGEKLDHALSEFQIDVSGLRALDVGASTGGFTDCLLQRGAKHVVAVDVGYGQLDWGLRNDPRVTVMERTNFRTLTDGAFGPELFDIVVVDASFISLRTILARAAAFLAPSGRVVALVKPQFEAGRERVGRGGVVRDPEVHRAVLRETVQAMAELGLTATALTASPLLGPAGNREFLMLLERDGTAVSDARIDEVVG
- the recN gene encoding DNA repair protein RecN, whose amino-acid sequence is MLRRLTIADYELIAAADIEFASGSTMFTGETGSGKTMVLGSIAFVLGERAGTDVVRRGCAKAMVTLEFEANKRLRDRLCADGFDFDPDEDATISRELSEAGKSVLRLNGRPTTAGYVRDLAAELVDIVGQHEAQRLLAAGYHLELLDRFGGDAVLRDREKVAALHGRAVELTDKLRELGEGERRAQERHAFAKYALEEIDAAAPAAGEDDRLSERRRYLDNVEKIALALRGAHDALAGEEASASAALGAAGAALQQLRDLGGGLAEMAQSAGALQSEVNDLAVRIARELDATEFEPAELETINARLDILDTLKRKYGGSLETVLSSADEFRNDVDLFANVDERKAQLQQELKSASAELHAAAAGLTKLRRAAADRLRKAVEKELQDLALPSGRFGVEFETLSEVGATGAERAEFVFAANKGEEERPLARVASGGELSRVLLALIVVLAGKRGKTALVFDEIDLGIGGATATAVGVRLGRLAREAQVMCVTHLAQIAAWADEHYVLEKSESRSGTTIAVRRIDSDAERAGEVARMLSGETHDAALKHARTLLRQTGERRAAIAT
- a CDS encoding NAD(+)/NADH kinase; this encodes MSVAASKGIIALYIDEHRENSRALGVRVANRFTEAGYTITLCPGSDPKSSVGSDGAKVADAALLVTIGGDGTLLRAARLVINDGVPLIGINTGRLGFLTEFDEDDPRIDELPQLLAKGLEIEERLALLAHYDGRTFFALNDVVVRKGEVSRIVPFGLGLDDEQAGQIPADGICIATPTGSTAYFLSAGGSIISPRVEAFGIVPLLPHTLFSRPLIVPATSRVHISCDSEIVRAQLECDGDAVSEVAPGASVFIERHPKKVRFARPERLRFFERLEDKMRWGVSIKDRRRV